Proteins encoded by one window of Castor canadensis chromosome 2, mCasCan1.hap1v2, whole genome shotgun sequence:
- the Snapc5 gene encoding snRNA-activating protein complex subunit 5 isoform X2 — MINCRRGEEMPTSQPVPERSQEMLVHVDNEASINQTALELSTRSHVIEEEEEEEEESDS, encoded by the exons ATGATCAATtgtagaagaggagaggagatgcCGACTTCTCAGCCTGTACCGGAACGGTCACAAGAA ATGTTGGTACATGTAGACAATGAAGCATCAATCAACCAAACTGCACTGGAGTTGAGCACAAGGAGCCATGTgatagaagaggaggaggaagaggaggaagaatcaGACTCCTAA
- the Snapc5 gene encoding snRNA-activating protein complex subunit 5 isoform X1 has product MLSRLQELRKEEETLLRLKAALHDQLNRLKVEELALQSMINCRRGEEMPTSQPVPERSQEMLVHVDNEASINQTALELSTRSHVIEEEEEEEEESDS; this is encoded by the exons ATGTTGAGCCGGCTTCAGGAGCTGCGTAAGGAGGAGGAGACGCTGCTTCGGTTGAAGGCGGCCCTCCACGACCAGCTGAACCGCCTTAAG GTTGAAGAATTGGCCCTCCAGTCAATGATCAATtgtagaagaggagaggagatgcCGACTTCTCAGCCTGTACCGGAACGGTCACAAGAA ATGTTGGTACATGTAGACAATGAAGCATCAATCAACCAAACTGCACTGGAGTTGAGCACAAGGAGCCATGTgatagaagaggaggaggaagaggaggaagaatcaGACTCCTAA
- the Rpl4 gene encoding large ribosomal subunit protein uL4: protein MACARPLISVYSEKGESSGKNVTLPAVFKAPIRPDIVNFVHTNLRKNNRQPYAVSELAGHQTSAESWGTGRAVARIPRVRGGGTHRSGQGAFGNMCRGGRMFAPTKTWRRWHRRVNTTQKRYAICSALAASALPALVMSKGHRIEEVPELPLVVEDKVEGYKKTKEAVLLLKKLKAWNDIKKVYASQRMRAGKGKMRNRRRLQRRGPCVIYNEDNGIIKAFRNIPGITLLNVSKLNILKLAPGGHVGRFCIWTEGAFRKLDDLYGTWRKAASLKSNYNLPMHKMMNTDLSRILKSPEIQRALRAPRKKIHRRVLKKNPLKNLRIMLKLNPYAKTMRRNTILRQARNHKIRVNKAAAALAAKSDEKGAAEKGAEGKKPVVIKKGKKAVDVKKQKKPLGKKAAATKKPTAEKKPAEKKPATEEKKSAP, encoded by the exons ATG gcGTGTGCTCGTCCCCTGATATCAGTGTACTCCGAAAAGGGGGAGTCATCCGGCAAAAATGTCACTTTACCTGCTGTGTTCAAGGCTCCTATTCGACCAGATATTGTGAACTTTGTTCATACCAACCTGCGTAAGAACAACAGGCAGCCCTATGCTGTCAGTGAATTAGCAG GTCATCAGACCAGTGCTGAGTCTTGGGGTACTGGCAGAGCTGTGGCTCGAATTCCCAGAGTTCGGGGTGGTGGGACCCACCGATCTGGCCAGGGTGCCTTTGGAAAT ATGTGTCGGGGAGGGCGCATGTTTGCGCCAACCAAAACCTGGCGTCGTTGGCACCGTAGAGTGAACACAACCCAAAAGCGATACGCCATCTGCTCTGCCCTGGCTGCTTCGGCCTTACCAGCACTGGTCATGTCTAAAG GTCATCGTATTGAGGAAGTTCCTGAACTTCCTTTGGTGGTTGAAGATAAAGTTGAGGGTTACAAGAAGACCAAGGAGGCTGTTCTGCTGCTTAAGAAACTCAAAGCCTGGAATGACATCAAAAAG GTGTATGCCTCTCAGCGAATGAGAGCTGGCAAAGGAAAGATGAGAAACCGCCGTCGTCTCCAGCGCAGGGGGCCCTGCGTCATCTATAATGAGGACAATGGCATCATCAAGGCCTTCAGAAACATCCCTG GAATTACTCTGCTTAATGTAAGCAAACTGAACATTTTGAAGCTTGCTCCTGGTGGGCACGTGGGACGTTTCTGCATTTGGACTGAAGGTGCTTTCCGGAAATTAGATGACTTGTATGGCACTTGGCGTAAAGCTGCTTCCCTCAAGAGTAATTATAA cCTTCCCATGCACAAGATGATGAATACAGACCTCAGCAGAATCTTGAAAAGCCCAGAGATCCAAAGAGCCCTTAGAGCACCACG CAAAAAGATCCATCGCAGAGTCCTGAAGAAGAACCCACtgaaaaacctgagaatcatgttgAAATTGAACCCATATGCAAAGACCATGCGCCGGAACACCATTCTTCGCCAGGCCAGAAAT CACAAAATCCGGGTGAATAAAGCAGCAGCTGCATTGGCAGCCAAATCAGATGAGAAGGGGGCTGCAGAAAAGGGGGCTGAAGGCAAGAAGCCTGTGGTgattaagaaaggaaagaaggctgTTGATGTTAAGAAGCAGAAGAAGCCTTTGGGGAAAAAGGCTGCTGCTACCAAGAAACCAACAGCTGAAAAGAAACCTGCAGAAAAGAAGCCggccacagaagaaaagaagtcTGCTCCATAA